In the genome of Deinococcus seoulensis, one region contains:
- a CDS encoding YidC/Oxa1 family membrane protein insertase, translating into MKTRHLLPLVAVGGALLLSSCGQTGPLPTFGKAITPEWITADFDGRPGDEFIATSNLQDVVFNARGEIIGWYVKSYAGTPYIKQRADGTFDFSALKDQKGIVNMVGDRKALAVQADSALDPAADAQITAPTGLTTDMDANRQDAVFRYTQGGVTVTKTVTLHPRNFKIDLKTEVTGGPERVNVLFPGLGKADNPRVQGLAQGAPQPAAVQGAGPLVVENIRYAALQENPSQIAHALIIQPQTTASTNAAAPGNEPAAPVNATLTGGAQGLISASVPASSNLEIYGGKNELIHLYQSGYTTLPGLFQPNFFGQISLYIVKLMEALYKVIGNWGLVLMVLTVLLRAVMWPLMQAQGRTTARMQVMQPKIKEIQDKYKDRKDADSQRAMQTEMAQLYRDYNFNPAGCFSTFIPFPVLIALWSTIRNFEFDSGFLWLPDLAIPDPLYLLAVVYLIVNIAQLYVMTRKNPDMFRQQAFIYLIFLYFALTFPAGVTIYIILSTLIGIGQQILINKQVEKETATVGQKVEKAPTRPAGKSKPSKTIDAPKK; encoded by the coding sequence ATGAAAACAAGACACCTGCTTCCCCTCGTGGCCGTCGGCGGCGCCCTGCTGCTCAGCAGTTGCGGCCAGACCGGCCCCCTCCCCACCTTCGGCAAGGCCATCACGCCCGAATGGATCACCGCCGACTTCGACGGCCGCCCCGGTGACGAGTTCATCGCGACCAGCAACCTGCAGGACGTGGTGTTCAACGCGCGCGGCGAGATCATCGGCTGGTACGTCAAGAGCTACGCCGGCACGCCGTACATCAAGCAGCGCGCCGACGGCACCTTCGACTTCAGCGCCCTGAAAGACCAGAAAGGCATCGTGAACATGGTCGGGGACCGCAAGGCGCTGGCCGTGCAGGCCGACAGCGCACTCGACCCGGCCGCCGACGCCCAGATCACCGCGCCCACCGGCCTCACCACCGACATGGACGCCAACCGCCAGGACGCCGTGTTCCGCTACACGCAGGGCGGCGTGACCGTCACCAAGACCGTCACCCTGCACCCCCGCAACTTCAAGATCGACCTGAAGACCGAGGTCACGGGCGGCCCCGAACGCGTGAACGTCCTGTTCCCCGGCCTCGGCAAGGCCGACAACCCCCGCGTGCAGGGCCTCGCGCAGGGTGCGCCGCAACCGGCCGCCGTGCAGGGCGCCGGCCCCCTGGTCGTCGAGAACATCCGCTACGCCGCGCTGCAGGAAAACCCCAGTCAGATCGCGCACGCCCTGATCATCCAGCCGCAGACGACCGCCAGCACCAACGCGGCCGCGCCCGGCAACGAACCCGCCGCGCCCGTGAACGCCACCCTGACCGGCGGCGCGCAGGGCCTGATCAGCGCGTCGGTGCCCGCCAGCAGCAACCTGGAAATCTACGGCGGCAAGAACGAACTGATCCACCTGTACCAGAGCGGCTACACCACCCTGCCCGGCCTGTTCCAGCCGAACTTCTTCGGTCAGATCAGCCTGTACATCGTGAAACTCATGGAAGCCCTGTACAAGGTCATCGGGAACTGGGGACTGGTCCTGATGGTCCTGACCGTGCTGCTGCGCGCCGTCATGTGGCCCCTGATGCAGGCCCAGGGCCGTACCACCGCCCGCATGCAGGTCATGCAGCCCAAGATCAAGGAAATCCAGGACAAGTACAAAGACCGCAAGGACGCCGACTCGCAGCGCGCCATGCAGACCGAGATGGCGCAACTGTACCGGGATTACAACTTCAACCCGGCCGGATGCTTCTCCACGTTCATTCCGTTCCCGGTGCTGATCGCCCTGTGGTCCACCATCCGCAACTTCGAGTTCGACAGCGGCTTCCTGTGGCTCCCGGACCTCGCCATTCCCGACCCGCTGTACCTGCTGGCCGTCGTGTACCTGATCGTGAACATCGCGCAGTTGTACGTCATGACCCGCAAGAACCCGGACATGTTCCGCCAGCAGGCGTTCATCTACCTGATCTTCCTGTACTTCGCGCTGACCTTCCCGGCCGGGGTGACCATCTACATCATCCTGTCCACCCTGATCGGCATCGGGCAGCAGATCCTGATCAACAAGCAGGTCGAGAAGGAAACCGCCACCGTCGGCCAGAAAGTCGAGAAGGCCCCCACCCGCCCCGCAGGCAAGAGCAAACCCAGCAAGACCATCGACGCGCCCAAGAAATAA
- the yidD gene encoding membrane protein insertion efficiency factor YidD — protein MNDPAQRPTGGLAARGLLRAVRYYQSALSPRKPAPTCRFTPTCSEYAAQAIERHGAVRGAWLASWRVLRCNPLVPGGFDPVPEHFPKRRPNTP, from the coding sequence GTGAACGACCCCGCCCAGCGCCCCACCGGGGGACTCGCGGCCCGTGGTCTGCTGCGCGCCGTCCGGTACTATCAGTCGGCGCTGTCCCCACGCAAACCCGCGCCCACCTGCCGCTTCACGCCCACCTGCTCGGAGTACGCCGCGCAGGCCATCGAACGGCACGGCGCCGTGCGGGGCGCGTGGCTGGCCTCCTGGCGCGTGCTGCGCTGCAACCCACTGGTGCCGGGCGGGTTCGACCCGGTCCCCGAGCACTTCCCCAAAAGGCGACCCAACACCCCATGA